A region of Natribaculum luteum DNA encodes the following proteins:
- the thiL gene encoding thiamine-phosphate kinase translates to MDERAALALLERELDPVGDDAAVVDGQVMTTDMLHERTDFPAGTTRYTAGWRAVGASLSDVAAMGAEATAAVAVYGAPTFDDEELLAFVRGAHDVCEHVSASYVGGDLDDHDEFTVATTALGDATDPVLRSGARVGDTVCVTGTLGRSAAAVDLFDRGEVERANDLFRFEPRVDTGLAIAPHATAMMDSSDGLARSLHQLAEASGCGFAVDADRVPIDETVHEIATDDAEAFDRATTFGEDFELVFTVPETDLEKIRAGADVPITVLGSAVEEGVTIDGEPLADRGYTHG, encoded by the coding sequence ATGGACGAACGCGCCGCGCTGGCGCTCCTCGAGCGCGAACTCGACCCGGTCGGTGACGACGCCGCCGTCGTCGACGGGCAGGTGATGACGACGGACATGCTCCACGAGCGGACGGACTTCCCGGCGGGAACGACGCGATACACGGCCGGGTGGCGAGCCGTCGGTGCGTCGCTGTCGGACGTGGCGGCGATGGGTGCCGAAGCGACGGCTGCGGTCGCCGTCTACGGTGCCCCGACGTTCGACGACGAGGAGTTACTCGCGTTCGTTCGCGGCGCACACGACGTCTGCGAGCACGTCTCGGCATCGTACGTCGGCGGCGACCTGGACGACCACGACGAGTTCACCGTCGCGACGACGGCACTCGGCGACGCGACCGACCCCGTCCTCAGAAGCGGCGCACGGGTGGGGGACACCGTCTGCGTCACCGGCACCCTCGGTCGAAGCGCCGCCGCCGTCGACCTGTTCGACCGCGGCGAGGTGGAGCGGGCGAACGACCTCTTCCGGTTCGAACCCCGCGTCGACACCGGGCTGGCGATCGCCCCCCACGCGACGGCGATGATGGACTCGAGCGACGGACTCGCCCGGTCGCTCCACCAGCTCGCCGAGGCCTCCGGCTGTGGGTTCGCCGTCGACGCCGACCGGGTGCCGATCGACGAGACCGTCCACGAGATCGCGACCGACGACGCCGAGGCGTTCGACCGTGCGACGACGTTCGGCGAGGACTTCGAACTCGTGTTCACGGTTCCGGAGACGGACCTCGAGAAGATTCGCGCGGGCGCGGACGTCCCGATCACGGTCCTCGGTTCGGCCGTCGAAGAGGGCGTGACGATCGACGGCGAACCGCTGGCCGATCGCGGGTACACGCACGGGTGA
- the hisS gene encoding histidine--tRNA ligase, with protein MYDRIKGFRDFYPDEMVARRATTDVLEETARRYGFREIATPALERAEMWTDKSGDEIVDELYDFEDQGGRHVTMTPELTPTVARMVVAKQQELSKPIKWFSTRPFWRYEQVQQGRQREFYQTNVDIFGSAEPEADAEVLAWAADALTGLGLTGEDFEFRVSHRDILGGVLETFDADVDTEAAIRAVDKSAKIERVEYHDLLVDAGLSVDQAAQFDDLIATGDLDAVVEFADSERVTDAVENLRNVLAAAEDFGAREYCTISLETARGLDYYTGVVFECFDSAGDVSRSVFGGGRYDDLIEQFGGQPTPAVGVAPGHATLSLLCQRAGVWPDEEIATDYYVLQVGDTRETAARITRELRDRGHVVETDVAGRSFGAQLDYADSINAETTVIVGERDLENDEVTVKDMDAGDQVQVPVDEFPGDRDRPTFDDFAA; from the coding sequence ATGTACGACCGCATCAAGGGGTTCCGTGACTTCTATCCCGACGAGATGGTCGCTCGGCGGGCCACGACCGACGTCTTGGAGGAGACGGCCCGCCGATACGGCTTCCGCGAGATCGCCACGCCCGCACTCGAGCGCGCCGAGATGTGGACCGACAAGAGCGGGGACGAGATCGTCGACGAACTGTACGACTTCGAGGACCAGGGCGGCCGTCACGTGACGATGACGCCGGAGCTGACGCCGACCGTCGCCCGGATGGTCGTCGCCAAGCAACAGGAGCTCTCGAAGCCGATCAAGTGGTTCTCGACCCGGCCGTTCTGGCGGTACGAACAGGTCCAGCAGGGCCGTCAGCGCGAGTTCTACCAGACGAACGTCGACATCTTCGGCTCTGCAGAACCCGAAGCCGACGCCGAGGTCCTCGCCTGGGCGGCCGACGCCCTCACGGGACTCGGGCTGACCGGCGAGGACTTCGAGTTCCGCGTCTCCCACCGGGACATCCTCGGCGGCGTCCTCGAGACGTTCGACGCCGACGTCGACACCGAGGCGGCGATCCGCGCCGTCGACAAGTCCGCCAAGATCGAGCGAGTTGAGTACCACGATCTGCTCGTCGACGCCGGCCTCTCGGTCGACCAGGCAGCCCAGTTCGACGACCTCATCGCCACGGGTGATCTCGACGCAGTCGTCGAGTTCGCGGACAGCGAACGCGTGACCGACGCGGTCGAGAACCTCCGGAACGTCCTCGCCGCCGCGGAGGACTTCGGCGCTCGCGAGTACTGTACGATCTCGCTCGAGACGGCCCGCGGACTCGATTACTACACGGGCGTCGTCTTCGAGTGTTTCGACTCCGCGGGCGACGTCTCCCGTTCGGTCTTCGGCGGCGGGCGCTACGACGACCTGATCGAGCAGTTCGGCGGCCAGCCGACGCCGGCGGTCGGCGTCGCGCCGGGACACGCCACACTGTCGCTTCTGTGCCAGCGCGCGGGCGTCTGGCCCGACGAGGAGATCGCCACCGACTACTACGTCCTCCAGGTCGGTGACACGCGGGAAACGGCGGCTCGAATCACTCGAGAACTGCGCGACCGCGGCCACGTCGTCGAGACCGACGTCGCGGGTCGCTCGTTCGGCGCGCAACTCGACTACGCCGACTCGATCAACGCCGAGACGACGGTGATCGTCGGCGAGCGCGACCTCGAGAACGACGAGGTGACGGTCAAGGACATGGACGCGGGCGACCAGGTCCAGGTTCCCGTCGACGAGTTCCCCGGCGATCGCGATCGGCCGACGTTCGACGACTTCGCGGCGTGA
- a CDS encoding DNA-binding protein translates to MSGRPDDDDLEELRRKKMEQLQEQAQQQESGEAQEAAQQQAEAQKQALLRQYLTDDARKRLNTVKMSKPQFGEQVERQVVALAQSGRLQGKIDDEKMKQLLNELKPEKKSFDIRRR, encoded by the coding sequence ATGAGTGGACGTCCCGACGACGACGATCTCGAGGAACTCCGTCGAAAGAAGATGGAACAGCTCCAGGAGCAGGCCCAGCAACAAGAGAGCGGCGAGGCCCAGGAGGCGGCACAGCAACAGGCCGAAGCCCAGAAGCAGGCGCTGTTGCGCCAGTACCTCACCGACGACGCCCGGAAACGGCTCAACACCGTCAAGATGAGCAAGCCACAGTTCGGCGAGCAGGTCGAGCGCCAGGTGGTCGCGCTGGCCCAGAGCGGTCGCCTCCAGGGCAAGATCGACGACGAGAAGATGAAACAGTTGCTCAACGAGTTGAAGCCCGAGAAGAAGAGCTTCGACATCCGGCGGCGCTGA
- a CDS encoding 30S ribosomal protein S19e — protein MATMYDVPADALIEALAEELEDRLDEPEWAQFATTGADRELPPEQDDFWAVRAASLLRKVADNSPVGVERLATEYGGSKGGSNRYRVAPDRRADGSRNVIRTILQQLEEEDLVETAEGEGRRVTAEGQSLLDDTAGDVLEELDRPELERYA, from the coding sequence ATGGCTACGATGTACGACGTTCCGGCGGATGCGCTCATCGAGGCGCTCGCCGAGGAACTCGAGGATCGACTCGACGAACCGGAGTGGGCCCAGTTCGCGACGACTGGTGCCGACCGTGAACTCCCTCCCGAACAGGACGACTTCTGGGCCGTTCGTGCCGCCAGCCTCCTGCGCAAGGTCGCAGACAACAGCCCCGTCGGTGTCGAGCGTCTCGCCACCGAGTACGGCGGTTCGAAAGGCGGTTCGAACCGGTACCGCGTCGCCCCCGACCGTCGCGCCGACGGTTCGCGAAACGTCATCCGAACCATCCTCCAGCAGCTCGAGGAAGAAGACCTCGTCGAGACTGCAGAGGGTGAGGGTCGTCGCGTCACCGCCGAGGGACAGAGCCTGCTCGACGACACCGCTGGCGACGTCCTCGAGGAGCTCGACCGCCCGGAACTCGAACGCTACGCGTAG
- a CDS encoding DUF7411 family protein: MRLGLLYSGGKDSTLAALLLDEFYDVTLTTAHFGVTDDWKHARETAAATGFDFELLELDPDVAAEAADRIREDGFPRNGIQLVHQHALERVAQAGFDAVADGTRRDDRVPTVSRAQAQSLEDRHDVDYIAPLSGFGRSAVDRLVDATLDVTVGPSEEITRADYEAELRAIIAEKDGRDAITELFPDHEQTYVTGVR, translated from the coding sequence ATGCGACTCGGGCTGTTATACAGCGGCGGGAAAGACTCGACGCTCGCGGCGTTACTGTTAGACGAGTTCTACGACGTCACCCTGACGACGGCCCACTTCGGCGTCACCGACGACTGGAAACACGCCCGCGAAACGGCGGCTGCGACCGGCTTCGACTTCGAACTTCTCGAGCTCGATCCGGACGTCGCTGCGGAGGCCGCCGATCGAATTCGTGAGGACGGCTTCCCGCGAAACGGCATCCAGCTCGTCCACCAGCACGCCCTGGAGCGCGTCGCCCAGGCGGGCTTCGACGCGGTCGCCGACGGCACCCGTCGCGACGACCGCGTCCCGACCGTCTCGCGGGCGCAGGCCCAGAGCCTCGAGGATCGACACGACGTCGACTACATCGCGCCGCTGTCGGGCTTCGGTCGCAGCGCCGTCGACCGACTCGTCGACGCGACGCTCGACGTGACCGTCGGTCCGAGCGAGGAGATCACGCGGGCGGACTACGAGGCCGAACTGCGCGCGATCATCGCCGAGAAGGACGGCCGGGACGCAATCACCGAGTTGTTCCCCGACCACGAGCAGACGTACGTGACCGGCGTCCGGTAG